In Acidobacteriota bacterium, the sequence ATCTCGCGATTGTTGCCGCGCGATGTCACGTGCCACAGAGCGCCACGATGTTCGAGTCTGAGCGGTCGAGCCATGGAGAAACCATCCCTCGGTGAAGGGAAAAAGTCCAACCGTTACCCGAAGTGATCGCTCTTCTCCCTCGGAATGGAAACTTTCGTGACACTTCTCCACCAGGAGTAGAATGCTTTTGAGCCCGAAAATGCGTGTCGAAAATGCGTGTCGAACCGAAAAACGAAGGTGTGGCCCTCATTCCCCGAAAAACGAAGGTGTGACCCTCATTCCCCCTTCACTGACCCTCATTCCCCCTTCACGGTTCTTCCCCGGATACCGACGTCCGGTCGTGATCGTCCAATCCAACGAATTCAACGAAAGTCGGATACAGACCTTGATCGTAGCCGCCATCACCTCCAATCTGAGCCTCGGCGAAGCGCCAGGCAACGTCGTGATTCCACGACGGCGTGCCGGCCTGCCCCGAAAATCCGTCGTGAATATCTCTCAGCTCCTCACGGTGTCGAAGTCACTTCTCACGGAGCGGATCGGTCGATTCGACGAGTCGTTGTCTCATCGGCTCGATCAAGGTCTTCGTCTGGTGCTCGCGTTGTGACGTCAGCGGCGCCTGCGGCTATGACGATAAGGTCGGGGTCGCACCCGGAATGCGGGATGATTGGGGCG encodes:
- a CDS encoding type II toxin-antitoxin system PemK/MazF family toxin, giving the protein MRVENACRTEKRRCGPHSPKNEGVTLIPPSLTLIPPSRFFPGYRRPVVIVQSNEFNESRIQTLIVAAITSNLSLGEAPGNVVIPRRRAGLPRKSVVNISQLLTVSKSLLTERIGRFDESLSHRLDQGLRLVLAL